The proteins below are encoded in one region of Scleropages formosus chromosome 19, fSclFor1.1, whole genome shotgun sequence:
- the LOC108927635 gene encoding transcription factor 24-like: MIAKCELRTVPRTRAYKDPLRRERQTRRRGSSQEDVRSARAGGGRPAGANAARERSRVQTLRLAFLELQRTLPSVPPDTKLSKLDVLLLATTYIAHLTRTLQEGDVGGQGSARQCDVLRSVRAEGYLHPVKKWPMRTRLYTGATGQFMNSSGQTESSSQSQSSSTPHT; encoded by the exons ATGATTGCAAA GTGCGAGCTGCGCACCGTCCCGCGAACCCGCGCTTATAAAGACCCCCTTCGGCGCGAGCGCCAGACCCGCCGCCGCGGCTCGAGCCAAGAGGACGTGAGATCCGCACGTGCCGGCGG AGGCCGCCCGGCCGGAGCGAACGCAGCGCGGGAGCGCAGCAGAGTGCAGACCCTGAGACTCGCCTTCCTGGAGCTCCAGAGGACACTGCCCTCGGTGCCGCCGGACACGAAGCTGTCCAAGCTGGACGTGCTGCTGCTGGCCACCACCTACATCGCCCACCTGACCAGGACCCTGCAGGAGGGCGACGTGGGAGGGCAGGGAAGCGCGAGACAGTGCGACGTGCTGCGCTCCGTCAGAGCAGAGGGATACCTGCACCCCGTCAAA AAATGGCCCATGCGAACCAGGCTGTACACTGGGGCTACTGGACAGTTTATGAACAGCTCAGGACAGACCGAGAGCTCGAGCCAAAGCCAATCCTCATCTACACCTCACACATGA